The following proteins come from a genomic window of Streptomyces liliiviolaceus:
- a CDS encoding ribonuclease J codes for MSHPHPELRLPPKLPQGGLRVTPLGGLGEIGRNMTVFEYDGRLLIVDCGVLFPEEEQPGIDLILPDFSSIRDRLDDIEGIVLTHGHEDHIGGVPFLLREKPDIPLIGSKLTLALIEAKLQEHRIRPYTLEVAEGHRERIGPFECEFVAVNHSIPDALAVAIRTPAGMVVHTGDFKMDQLPLDGRLTDLHAFARLSEEGIDLLLSDSTNAEVPGFVPPERDISNVLRQVFAGASKRIIVASFASHVHRIQQILDAAHEYGRRVAFVGRSMVRNMGIARDLGYLKVPPGLVVDVKTLDDLPEHEIVLVCTGSQGEPMAALSRMANRDHQIRIVQGDTVILASSLIPGNENAVYRVINGLTRWGANVVHKGNAKVHVSGHASAGELLYFYNICKPRNLMPVHGEWRHLRANAELGALTGVPHDRIVIAEDGVVVDLIEGKARISGKVQAGYVYVDGLSVGDVGEPTLKDRKILGDEGIISVFVVLDTSTGKITGGPHIQARGSGIEDSAFSAVLPKVVEVLERSAQDGVVEAHQMQQLIRRTLGKWVSDTYRRRPMILPVVVEV; via the coding sequence TTGAGTCATCCGCATCCGGAACTCCGTCTGCCGCCGAAGCTTCCCCAAGGGGGCCTCCGCGTCACCCCGCTCGGTGGCCTCGGTGAAATCGGCCGAAACATGACGGTCTTCGAGTACGACGGCCGCCTTCTGATCGTCGACTGCGGCGTGCTCTTCCCCGAGGAGGAGCAGCCCGGGATCGACCTGATCCTTCCGGACTTCAGTTCGATCAGGGATCGCCTCGACGACATCGAGGGCATCGTCCTCACACACGGCCACGAGGATCACATCGGCGGCGTCCCCTTTCTCCTCCGCGAGAAGCCGGACATCCCGCTCATCGGCTCCAAGCTGACCCTCGCTCTCATCGAGGCGAAGCTCCAGGAGCACCGCATCCGCCCGTACACGCTTGAGGTCGCGGAGGGCCACCGGGAGCGGATCGGCCCCTTCGAGTGCGAGTTCGTCGCGGTCAACCACTCCATCCCGGACGCCCTCGCGGTCGCGATCCGCACCCCCGCGGGCATGGTCGTCCACACCGGCGACTTCAAGATGGACCAGCTCCCGCTGGACGGCCGCCTCACGGACCTGCACGCCTTCGCGCGGCTGAGCGAGGAAGGCATCGACCTCCTCCTCTCGGACTCCACGAACGCCGAGGTCCCGGGCTTCGTCCCGCCCGAGCGCGACATCTCGAACGTGCTGCGCCAGGTCTTCGCGGGTGCCAGCAAGCGCATCATCGTGGCCAGCTTCGCCAGCCATGTGCACCGCATCCAGCAGATCCTCGACGCCGCCCACGAGTACGGCCGCCGGGTCGCCTTCGTCGGCCGCTCGATGGTCCGCAACATGGGCATCGCGCGCGACCTCGGCTATCTGAAGGTCCCGCCGGGCCTCGTGGTGGACGTCAAGACACTGGACGACCTCCCGGAACACGAGATCGTCCTCGTCTGCACCGGCTCCCAGGGCGAGCCGATGGCGGCCCTGTCGCGGATGGCCAACAGGGACCACCAGATCCGGATCGTCCAGGGCGACACCGTGATCCTGGCGTCGTCCCTCATCCCGGGCAACGAGAACGCGGTCTACCGCGTCATCAACGGCCTGACCCGCTGGGGCGCCAACGTCGTCCACAAGGGCAACGCCAAGGTGCACGTCTCCGGTCACGCCTCCGCCGGCGAGCTCCTGTACTTCTACAACATCTGCAAGCCACGCAACCTCATGCCGGTCCACGGTGAATGGCGGCACCTGCGCGCCAACGCCGAGCTGGGCGCTCTCACCGGCGTCCCGCACGACCGCATCGTGATCGCCGAGGACGGCGTGGTCGTCGACCTCATCGAGGGCAAGGCCAGAATCTCCGGCAAGGTCCAGGCGGGGTACGTGTACGTCGACGGCCTCTCGGTCGGCGATGTCGGCGAGCCCACGCTCAAGGACCGCAAGATCCTCGGCGACGAGGGGATCATCTCGGTCTTCGTGGTGCTGGACACCAGCACGGGCAAGATCACCGGAGGGCCGCACATCCAGGCCCGCGGCTCGGGCATCGAGGACTCCGCCTTCAGCGCCGTCCTCCCGAAGGTCGTCGAGGTCCTGGAGAGGTCGGCCCAGGACGGCGTCGTCGAAGCGCACCAGATGCAGCAGCTCATCCGCCGCACGCTGGGCAAGTGGGTCTCGGACACCTACCGCCGCCGGCCGATGATCCTGCCGGTCGTCGTCGAGGTCTGA